The following proteins come from a genomic window of Novosphingobium sp. P6W:
- a CDS encoding alginate lyase family protein, translating to MIARSFLIGVAAIAMSPLTLPMTVQAAPDDAHPVLMDASSLSGIGAKAQAYPLFGEELARVSKNVDAAMKAGISVPVPKDAGGGASHEQHKRNYTALYGAGQLYRMTGERRYADFARDMLLAYAKLYPTLGPHPAASNQAAGRLFWQSLNDSVWLVYGIQGYDAVRDALTPQERQTIDDNVFRKMAQFLSTGSPKVFDRIHNHATWANAGVGMTGYVLRDPDLVEKALKGLDKSGKSGFLRQLDLLFSPDGYYAEGPYYQRYALQPFVIFAAAIEANEPQRRIFAYRDGIVPKAIRTTIQLTYDGYFFPLNDAMPDKSLRTEELYQAVAIGYGVTHDPALLSIAQWQKRTVLTPQGLEVARDVAAGKARPFPFASMKLRDGPDGDKGGLAILRAGPGDKDQVLVAKNTAQGMGHGHFDKLNWLLYDNGQAIVTDYGAARFLNIEAKDGGRYLPENESWAKQTVAHNTLVVNEASHFGGDAKLADTLAPRQLYFSGEGPTRGSIAEMDGAYAGVTFRRALVQLDIRGLKSPLVVDLLKVKGGKPARYDLPLHFAGHIINTGFPLQSNVTTRPVLGKTDGYQHLWVDAAGKPGADNGVLAWIEDGRFYSYRVATPGVTMILGESGANDPRFNLRREPFVIQRLDGATDAAFVSLLEPHGRYDASAETTTGSESAVRGFTHARQGDVDVVTLTLRDGRRVVLGLADDTDSARSHSLQIDGKAQSFKGPLGRFDVEKAK from the coding sequence ATGATTGCCCGCTCTTTCCTCATCGGCGTGGCAGCCATCGCCATGTCGCCGCTTACGCTTCCCATGACCGTGCAGGCCGCACCGGACGATGCTCATCCCGTATTGATGGATGCGAGCAGCCTTTCCGGCATCGGCGCGAAGGCTCAAGCCTATCCGCTGTTCGGCGAGGAACTCGCCCGGGTAAGCAAGAACGTCGATGCCGCGATGAAGGCCGGCATCAGCGTGCCCGTGCCCAAGGATGCCGGCGGCGGCGCGAGCCATGAACAGCACAAGCGCAACTACACGGCGCTTTACGGCGCCGGCCAGCTCTACCGCATGACGGGAGAGCGCCGCTACGCCGACTTCGCGCGCGACATGCTGCTGGCCTACGCCAAGCTGTACCCCACGCTTGGCCCGCATCCGGCGGCGTCAAACCAGGCAGCCGGACGCCTGTTCTGGCAGAGCCTCAACGACAGCGTCTGGCTGGTCTACGGCATTCAGGGCTACGATGCGGTGCGCGATGCGCTGACCCCGCAGGAACGCCAGACGATCGACGACAACGTGTTCCGCAAGATGGCGCAGTTCCTCTCCACCGGATCGCCCAAGGTCTTCGACCGCATCCACAACCACGCGACATGGGCCAATGCCGGGGTGGGCATGACCGGCTACGTCCTGCGCGATCCCGACCTTGTCGAGAAGGCGCTCAAGGGCCTGGACAAGAGCGGCAAATCCGGGTTCCTGCGCCAGCTGGATCTGCTGTTCTCGCCCGACGGTTACTATGCGGAAGGGCCGTATTACCAGCGCTACGCCCTCCAGCCCTTCGTCATTTTCGCAGCCGCCATTGAGGCTAACGAGCCGCAGCGGCGCATCTTCGCCTACCGCGACGGCATCGTGCCCAAGGCCATCCGCACCACTATCCAGCTGACCTACGACGGCTATTTCTTCCCGCTCAACGACGCCATGCCGGACAAGAGCCTGCGCACCGAGGAACTGTATCAGGCCGTCGCCATCGGTTACGGCGTGACCCACGATCCCGCGCTGCTTTCCATCGCGCAGTGGCAGAAACGCACGGTGCTGACGCCGCAGGGCCTCGAAGTCGCGCGCGATGTCGCGGCGGGCAAGGCCAGGCCATTTCCCTTCGCCTCGATGAAGCTGCGCGACGGGCCGGACGGCGACAAGGGCGGCCTTGCCATCCTGCGCGCCGGGCCGGGCGACAAGGATCAGGTGCTGGTCGCCAAGAATACCGCGCAGGGCATGGGCCACGGCCATTTCGACAAGCTGAACTGGCTGCTCTACGACAACGGTCAGGCCATCGTGACCGACTATGGCGCCGCGCGTTTCCTCAATATCGAGGCCAAGGACGGCGGCCGCTACCTCCCTGAAAACGAGAGCTGGGCCAAGCAGACTGTCGCCCACAACACGCTGGTGGTGAACGAGGCCAGCCACTTCGGCGGCGATGCCAAGCTGGCCGACACCCTCGCCCCGCGCCAGCTCTATTTCTCGGGCGAAGGCCCAACCCGCGGCTCCATCGCGGAGATGGACGGCGCCTATGCCGGCGTCACCTTCCGCCGCGCGCTGGTGCAGCTTGATATCAGGGGCCTGAAAAGCCCGCTGGTGGTCGATCTGCTCAAGGTGAAGGGCGGCAAGCCTGCCCGCTACGACCTGCCGCTGCACTTCGCCGGGCACATCATCAACACCGGATTCCCCCTGCAATCGAACGTGACCACGCGCCCCGTACTGGGCAAGACGGACGGTTATCAGCACCTTTGGGTCGATGCCGCCGGCAAGCCCGGCGCGGACAACGGCGTCCTGGCCTGGATCGAGGATGGCCGCTTTTACAGCTACCGCGTCGCCACCCCCGGCGTCACCATGATCCTGGGCGAAAGCGGCGCCAACGACCCCCGCTTCAACCTGCGGCGGGAACCTTTCGTGATCCAGCGGCTGGACGGAGCCACCGATGCCGCCTTCGTCAGCCTGCTGGAACCGCACGGCCGCTACGACGCCTCGGCCGAGACCACCACCGGCAGCGAAAGCGCCGTGCGCGGCTTCACCCATGCGCGTCAAGGCGACGTCGACGTGGTCACCCTGACCCTGCGAGACGGGCGCCGCGTGGTGCTGGGGCTGGCCGACGATACCGACTCCGCCCGCAGCCATTCCCTGCAAATCGATGGGAAGGCGCAAAGCTTCAAAGGCCCGCTCGGCCGCTTCGATGTGGAGAAGGCCAAGTGA
- a CDS encoding polysaccharide lyase 6 family protein, producing the protein MKGRSIRFAWSIVLLTATPFPVLAAEFLVHDQAEYRAAMAKAGPGDILRLADGEWKDFPVLFEGTGTEKLPITLTAQTKGKVVLSGASSLRLAGSYLVVSGLVFRGGHAPGAEVISFRRDSRNVAVHSRLTEVVIDHFNQTDRRKEDRWVSLYGHDNRVDHSWFAGKGNAGVTLAVIRPKGQGEANRHSIDHNYFGPRPPLGSNGGETIRIGTSDESLSDSASLVENNVFDRCDGEVEIVSVKSGGNIIRGNLILRSQGSIVLRHGNGNLVERNLFMGHGKPHTGGVRVINMRQTVRDNYMEGLAGTDFTSALAVMNGVPGSAINRYHPVSQAVIAHNSILNAGRITLGAGADAERTAAPVQSELRANLMTGANADTLFQIDAATRGIAFSGNVTNAAVPAALSAGVRKGGVALTRAANGLLYPSEPKLAQVGAPRDLKPVALTEVGPDWYAKPADQTAFGTGRIVTVAADGLATAAAQAAPGDVLRLKAGNYTVNAPLHIAVPLTITGPAGAQIVFSSTTLFALADGGRLRLEGLTIRGDKAPRQPGNAAVRAAQVSTIANYAVEMDGTAFAGMDAAPGFDLIATAPATFADHIDLKGITVTGLSGKVLAASAETGGKGLYAAEHIRIVNSHFERIGALADILRGGTDESTFGPEVTITGNTVAQSGPVLLTLSGVQSTLIEGNTFRRGGAITLAHSVGSPDTRVLGNRLVETPEPLIKKLYPQGTPKIQVSDNTRSGDAS; encoded by the coding sequence GTGAAAGGCCGTTCGATTCGATTCGCCTGGAGCATCGTGCTTCTCACGGCCACGCCCTTTCCGGTGCTCGCCGCTGAATTTCTCGTGCACGATCAGGCGGAATATCGCGCGGCGATGGCGAAAGCCGGTCCGGGTGATATCCTCCGTCTTGCCGATGGCGAATGGAAGGACTTCCCGGTCCTGTTTGAAGGAACCGGCACCGAAAAACTCCCCATCACCCTCACCGCTCAGACCAAGGGCAAAGTCGTCCTCTCAGGCGCTTCCAGTTTGAGGCTTGCGGGAAGCTATCTCGTGGTGTCCGGACTAGTCTTTCGCGGCGGCCACGCGCCGGGCGCGGAAGTCATCAGCTTCCGGCGGGATTCGCGCAATGTCGCCGTGCATTCCCGGCTGACGGAAGTGGTCATCGACCATTTCAACCAGACGGACCGCCGCAAGGAAGACCGGTGGGTCTCGCTTTACGGCCATGACAACCGCGTCGATCACAGCTGGTTCGCGGGCAAGGGCAATGCCGGCGTCACGCTCGCCGTCATCCGCCCAAAGGGCCAGGGTGAGGCGAACCGCCACAGCATCGATCACAACTATTTCGGTCCCCGCCCGCCACTGGGCTCGAACGGCGGCGAGACGATCCGCATCGGCACTAGCGACGAGTCTCTCTCTGATTCCGCCAGCCTGGTTGAGAACAACGTGTTCGACCGCTGCGACGGTGAGGTCGAGATCGTCTCGGTCAAGTCTGGCGGTAACATCATTCGCGGCAACCTGATCCTGCGCTCGCAAGGGTCGATCGTGCTGCGCCATGGCAACGGCAATCTGGTCGAACGCAATCTCTTCATGGGACACGGCAAGCCCCACACCGGCGGCGTGCGGGTGATCAACATGCGCCAGACCGTGCGTGACAACTACATGGAGGGGTTGGCCGGAACCGATTTCACCAGCGCGCTCGCGGTGATGAACGGCGTGCCCGGCTCCGCGATCAACCGCTACCACCCTGTGTCGCAGGCAGTGATCGCGCACAATTCAATCCTGAACGCAGGCCGGATTACGCTGGGCGCAGGCGCCGATGCCGAACGCACGGCGGCCCCGGTGCAGAGCGAGCTTCGCGCCAACCTGATGACGGGTGCCAACGCGGACACGCTCTTCCAGATCGACGCCGCCACGCGCGGCATTGCATTCTCCGGCAATGTGACCAATGCTGCCGTGCCTGCCGCTCTGTCGGCGGGTGTTCGCAAGGGCGGTGTTGCTCTTACGCGGGCGGCAAACGGCCTGCTTTACCCCTCCGAGCCGAAACTGGCGCAAGTGGGGGCTCCGCGCGATCTGAAGCCGGTCGCCCTAACGGAAGTCGGACCAGACTGGTATGCGAAACCGGCCGACCAGACCGCTTTCGGCACGGGTCGCATTGTTACCGTAGCGGCGGACGGCCTTGCCACTGCCGCCGCGCAGGCCGCCCCGGGTGACGTTTTGCGGCTCAAGGCGGGGAATTACACCGTCAACGCCCCCTTGCACATCGCCGTACCGCTGACGATCACCGGGCCGGCAGGCGCCCAGATCGTCTTTTCATCGACCACCCTTTTCGCACTGGCGGACGGCGGACGGTTGCGCCTGGAAGGGCTGACCATCCGGGGAGACAAGGCGCCGCGCCAACCCGGCAACGCCGCCGTGCGCGCCGCGCAGGTATCCACTATCGCCAACTACGCGGTGGAAATGGACGGCACCGCCTTCGCAGGCATGGACGCAGCGCCCGGCTTCGACCTGATCGCCACCGCCCCCGCCACTTTCGCCGACCACATCGACCTCAAAGGCATCACCGTGACCGGCCTTTCCGGCAAGGTCCTTGCCGCCAGCGCCGAAACCGGCGGCAAGGGCCTCTATGCGGCTGAGCATATCCGCATCGTCAATTCTCACTTCGAGCGCATCGGCGCCCTGGCCGATATCCTGCGCGGCGGGACCGACGAAAGCACCTTCGGCCCGGAAGTGACGATCACCGGCAATACTGTCGCGCAAAGTGGCCCCGTGCTGCTGACCCTGTCCGGCGTGCAGTCCACCCTGATCGAAGGCAATACCTTCCGCCGGGGCGGCGCCATCACTCTGGCGCACAGCGTGGGGTCACCGGACACCCGCGTTCTGGGCAACCGACTGGTCGAAACTCCGGAGCCGCTCATCAAGAAACTCTACCCGCAAGGCACCCCGAAAATTCAGGTGTCGGACAACACCCGCAGCGGAGACGCCTCATGA
- a CDS encoding tyrosine-protein phosphatase: MKKTTCNALIAAALVLGASPASARELAVLTRIDDKTVELTREDTAPVTVWISADTQLDKGDTRFAAASKDGKLTLPIPVTERRYVILEGKGAHRTVVAERVLPLQQGSNFRDIGGYVTKSGKTVKWDKAFRSGAMPLLTEADYKLLGQLGIGNIVDLRSLEEREVAPDLLDDRTGALFIANDYSMKPLMAQYGKGDGENVYKGMEKMLVPQFRSIFRRLIANEGAVVYHCSAGQDRTGMATGLLYDVLGVDRDTIVKDYHLSTALRRTEWEMPKVDPKDYPNNFIVQYYFKDGKDKPHKAEPLFTPTGASHLVQFFAYIDQQYGGSEGYLKQALGFTDQDIAKLRATMLD; this comes from the coding sequence ATGAAAAAGACCACCTGCAACGCGCTCATCGCCGCCGCCCTCGTGCTCGGGGCCTCACCGGCCTCGGCACGGGAACTCGCCGTGCTGACCCGGATCGACGACAAGACCGTCGAACTGACCCGCGAGGATACCGCGCCCGTCACGGTATGGATCAGCGCCGATACCCAGCTCGACAAGGGCGACACGCGCTTTGCCGCCGCCAGCAAGGACGGCAAGCTCACACTGCCGATCCCGGTGACGGAGCGCCGCTACGTCATCCTCGAAGGCAAGGGCGCGCATCGCACCGTCGTCGCCGAGCGCGTACTGCCGCTTCAGCAGGGCAGTAACTTTCGTGATATCGGCGGCTATGTCACCAAAAGCGGCAAGACCGTGAAGTGGGACAAGGCTTTCCGTTCCGGCGCGATGCCGCTGCTGACCGAGGCGGACTATAAGCTGCTGGGCCAGCTTGGCATCGGCAACATCGTCGACCTGCGCTCGCTGGAAGAACGGGAAGTGGCACCCGACCTGCTTGACGACCGCACCGGCGCATTGTTCATCGCCAACGATTATTCGATGAAGCCGCTCATGGCGCAGTACGGCAAGGGTGACGGCGAGAACGTCTACAAGGGCATGGAGAAGATGCTGGTCCCCCAGTTCCGGTCCATCTTTCGCCGCCTGATCGCCAACGAAGGCGCGGTGGTTTACCACTGTTCCGCCGGGCAGGACCGCACCGGCATGGCTACCGGGCTGCTCTACGATGTATTGGGCGTGGACCGCGACACCATCGTCAAGGACTATCACCTCTCCACCGCGCTGCGCCGCACGGAGTGGGAGATGCCCAAGGTAGATCCCAAGGATTATCCCAACAACTTCATCGTCCAGTACTATTTCAAGGACGGCAAGGACAAGCCGCACAAGGCCGAACCGCTGTTCACACCGACCGGCGCATCACACCTCGTGCAGTTCTTCGCCTACATCGACCAGCAATACGGCGGCTCGGAAGGCTACCTGAAGCAGGCGCTGGGCTTCACCGATCAGGACATCGCCAAGCTGCGGGCGACCATGCTGGACTGA
- a CDS encoding patatin-like phospholipase family protein, which yields MPAPRLHKLDLALQGGGAHGAFTWGVVERLLEEEGIWITALSGASAGAINAAVMASGLATGGRQGASRALWAFWKALSRSSRDAGPLIPMIEAFPLSFEAVASWWSNAFGTFTLPNTPELGSAAQKLLRDLLEQHIDFDALRSDKSPRLFISATDVRTGGARIFRNEEMSVDVLLASACLPLMFPPVTIDGAAYWDGGYSANPPILSLVQESPSDDLLLVTINPASRDMTPRTSGDISNRLTELNFSQTLVKDLRGLVLLQSAVGRRLQFGNGLLAKVKRLRIHEIHDEPTLAAMHPRSKMIPVWKLLIHLHAKGRDAAANWVANEGKLLGKSSTAHLAELYGPK from the coding sequence ATGCCTGCACCGCGCCTTCACAAGCTGGACCTCGCCCTGCAGGGCGGCGGTGCCCACGGCGCCTTTACATGGGGCGTGGTGGAACGGCTGCTCGAAGAAGAGGGTATCTGGATCACGGCGTTGAGCGGGGCCAGCGCGGGCGCCATCAACGCTGCCGTCATGGCAAGCGGCCTTGCCACCGGCGGACGGCAGGGCGCCAGCCGGGCGCTATGGGCCTTCTGGAAAGCGCTCAGCCGTTCCAGCCGAGATGCCGGGCCTCTTATCCCCATGATCGAAGCTTTCCCGCTGTCGTTCGAGGCTGTCGCAAGCTGGTGGTCCAACGCCTTTGGCACTTTCACCCTGCCCAACACCCCGGAACTGGGCAGCGCGGCGCAGAAACTGCTACGCGACCTTCTCGAACAGCATATCGACTTCGATGCCCTTCGTTCCGACAAGTCCCCGCGGCTGTTCATATCGGCAACAGACGTGCGGACCGGCGGCGCGCGCATCTTCCGCAATGAGGAAATGTCCGTCGATGTCCTCCTCGCCTCAGCCTGCCTGCCCTTGATGTTCCCGCCTGTCACCATCGACGGCGCCGCCTATTGGGACGGCGGCTACAGCGCCAACCCGCCGATCCTCTCACTGGTTCAGGAAAGCCCCAGCGACGACCTGCTGCTGGTGACGATAAACCCGGCATCGCGGGACATGACGCCGCGCACATCGGGCGACATCTCCAACCGGCTCACCGAGCTGAATTTCAGCCAGACGCTCGTTAAGGACCTGCGCGGCCTGGTGCTGTTGCAGAGCGCGGTCGGCAGGCGCCTTCAATTCGGCAACGGCCTGCTGGCGAAGGTCAAGCGGCTGCGCATCCACGAGATCCACGACGAGCCGACGCTTGCCGCCATGCACCCACGCTCGAAGATGATCCCGGTGTGGAAACTGCTCATTCACCTGCACGCCAAGGGCCGCGACGCAGCGGCGAACTGGGTGGCGAATGAAGGCAAACTGCTCGGCAAATCGAGCACGGCCCACCTCGCCGAGCTTTACGGGCCGAAATAG
- a CDS encoding transporter, whose product MMRIGIVVFGALALMPTAASAQEREFCSDRPGIGTPACTVSPGQVYVEAGIGDWTLERSAGERDDTFLTGDFLVRYGVADHAEVQIGWTALGFSRERAAGTIDHRSAAGDVTLAMRRNLANPDGSGFSVAVMPFVTLPVGREPIGAGDWSAGALVPLSYELSDKVNLAATTEIDAAVDEDGSGRHLAFSEVVGASLQLAKTLTATAEYQVMADHDPQGHKVQHLSGLSLGWQPEKKLQFDVGANAGLDHDAPEVEVYFGVSRRF is encoded by the coding sequence ATGATGCGGATTGGCATAGTCGTTTTCGGAGCCCTTGCCTTGATGCCAACGGCGGCGAGCGCGCAGGAGCGTGAATTCTGCTCCGATCGCCCGGGGATAGGTACGCCGGCCTGCACGGTTTCGCCGGGGCAGGTCTACGTGGAAGCCGGTATCGGCGACTGGACGCTTGAGCGCAGCGCCGGGGAACGTGATGATACTTTCCTCACCGGCGACTTTCTTGTGCGTTACGGCGTGGCGGACCATGCCGAAGTCCAGATCGGCTGGACTGCGCTGGGATTTTCCCGCGAGCGTGCGGCGGGCACCATAGACCATCGCAGCGCCGCAGGCGATGTGACGCTGGCCATGCGCCGCAACCTGGCGAACCCCGACGGCTCCGGCTTTTCAGTGGCGGTGATGCCGTTCGTGACACTGCCCGTCGGACGAGAGCCGATCGGTGCGGGGGACTGGAGCGCCGGGGCTCTCGTGCCGCTTTCCTACGAACTGTCCGACAAGGTGAACTTGGCCGCCACTACCGAGATCGACGCCGCCGTGGATGAAGACGGCAGCGGCCGCCATCTCGCTTTCAGCGAAGTGGTCGGCGCATCGCTGCAACTGGCTAAGACTTTGACTGCGACGGCGGAGTATCAGGTCATGGCAGACCACGATCCGCAAGGTCACAAGGTGCAGCACCTTTCGGGCCTGTCATTGGGCTGGCAGCCGGAGAAGAAGCTGCAGTTCGATGTGGGCGCCAATGCCGGGCTGGACCATGACGCACCGGAGGTGGAAGTGTATTTTGGCGTGTCTCGCCGCTTCTGA